From the Mycobacterium sp. DL592 genome, the window CCCCGAACACCATGGCGGTGTCGCCGGGGTGCACGTCGCCGAGGGTGGCGGCGTGGTAGGCCACCGACATCGGCTCGACGAGAGCGCCGAGTTCGAGAGAGACGTTGTCGGGCAGCTTATGCAGCATAGACGTCGGGACGGTCGTGTACTCGGCCATGCCGCCGTCGGACATCAAGCCGTGGAAGCCGATCTGATGGCAGACGTTGTAGTTGCCGGCCCGGCACGGTCCACAGTGGTCACATTTGTAGATGGGTTCGACCGCCACCCGGTCACCCTCGGCCCAGCCGGTGACGCCGTCGCCCAGCGCGGTGATGGTCCCGGAGAACTCGTGGCCGATCGTCAGCGGCAGTTGCTGCCCCGTCAGCGGGTGCGGTTCGGTGGGCACGAAGATCGGGCCCGCGTAGTACTCGTGGAGGTCGGTGCCGCAGATTCCGTTGAATCCGACCTTGAGTTTCACGCTGCCCGGCGCCGGCTGGGGTTCGGCGACGTCGTCGATCTCGACTTTGTTGGGCCCGTAGTAGACAGCTGCTTTCATATCGCAGTTCTATGTGACGGCGACCACACCCCGAAAGAGTTGCAGGGGGTTGCAGCCCCGGGTTGCAACTCCTCGCAACTCTTGTCGGGCGGCTGGGGGCGGGTGTGTCCTGGCTCACATGACATCAACACTGGAACCACAGACCGACCTGACGCCGCAGCAGCGGGTCGACGCCTGGCTGGCCGACTTCGAAGCCGCA encodes:
- a CDS encoding 2,3-butanediol dehydrogenase — protein: MKAAVYYGPNKVEIDDVAEPQPAPGSVKLKVGFNGICGTDLHEYYAGPIFVPTEPHPLTGQQLPLTIGHEFSGTITALGDGVTGWAEGDRVAVEPIYKCDHCGPCRAGNYNVCHQIGFHGLMSDGGMAEYTTVPTSMLHKLPDNVSLELGALVEPMSVAYHAATLGDVHPGDTAMVFGAGPIGIGLWFALRGKGIDDVLVVEPSPTRRAAIEALGARTLDPAAVDVPAFIADHTGGGGAGAVFDAAGVTPAVATALACVGSRKPMISVAIYEKPLETPLLNLVMNESRIQGSLCYTGADFEAVIALMAKGAYHTTGWVTTIPIDDVVDEGFEALHAGKKMKVLVDPTI